In a single window of the Pirellulales bacterium genome:
- the gmd gene encoding GDP-mannose 4,6-dehydratase has protein sequence MAGIALITGITGQDGSYLAELLLEKGYHVHGMFRRSSTETFERVKHLEGKIDLHPGDLIDQQSLLSLLAKVQPTEVYNLAAQSFVPTSWQQPQLTGEVTGLGVTRMLDAVRLVNSKIRFYQASSSEMYGKVHETPQRETTPFHPRSPYGVAKVYGHYITMNYRESYGMFACSGILFNHESPRRGLEFVTRKITHAVAKIKLGMAEELRLGNLQARRDWGFAGDYVRAMWLMLQQTQADDYVIGTGQTHSVEEFVEAAFEHVGLNWRKYVVVDAKFHRPAEVDLLLSDPAKARRALGWQPQVGFHELVTMMVDADLALLGREHDAPGKRKAA, from the coding sequence TCCTGGAAAAAGGGTATCACGTCCACGGCATGTTTCGCCGTTCGAGCACCGAGACCTTCGAGCGCGTGAAGCACCTCGAAGGCAAGATCGATCTGCACCCCGGCGATCTGATCGACCAGCAATCGCTCCTATCGCTGCTGGCGAAAGTGCAGCCCACCGAAGTCTATAACCTGGCCGCCCAAAGCTTCGTGCCCACAAGCTGGCAGCAGCCGCAATTGACCGGCGAGGTGACGGGCCTGGGCGTCACGCGCATGCTCGACGCCGTGCGGTTGGTGAATTCCAAAATCCGCTTTTACCAGGCCAGCTCCAGCGAGATGTACGGCAAGGTGCATGAGACCCCGCAGCGCGAGACGACGCCGTTTCATCCGCGCAGCCCTTACGGCGTGGCCAAGGTCTACGGCCATTACATTACGATGAACTACCGCGAGAGCTACGGCATGTTCGCCTGTTCGGGCATCCTGTTCAATCACGAATCGCCGCGCCGCGGACTGGAGTTCGTCACCCGAAAAATCACGCACGCCGTCGCCAAGATCAAGCTGGGCATGGCCGAAGAGCTGCGCTTGGGCAACTTGCAGGCCCGCCGCGACTGGGGCTTCGCCGGCGACTATGTGCGTGCCATGTGGCTGATGCTGCAACAAACGCAGGCCGACGATTACGTGATCGGCACCGGACAGACGCACAGCGTCGAAGAGTTCGTCGAGGCGGCCTTCGAGCACGTGGGACTCAACTGGCGCAAATATGTCGTCGTCGATGCCAAGTTCCATCGGCCGGCCGAAGTCGATCTGCTGCTCTCCGATCCGGCCAAGGCCCGTCGCGCGCTCGGTTGGCAGCCCCAAGTCGGTTTCCACGAGCTGGTCACGATGATGGTCGATGCGGATTTGGCGTTGCTCGGCCGCGAGCACGACGCACCGGGCAAACGCAAGGCCGCGTGA
- a CDS encoding glycosyltransferase family 4 protein: MKILAISNLYPPDFIGGYELCCRQVVDGLLARGHDVQVLTTSPRTPCPAVEHVARELELVNCYDAFGVLHNRPVTRKLTAARAVFVSSHNVHVLLERLRRFQPDVVYLWNLFGTGGLGLVGCLQYLDVPWVWYLGDCVPRMLCSLHEDVLSVLAAEFGRYVRGHFMPVSERVVQEIEAAGVKLNGEIEISPNWVLGRQPPPRQRYYRRGETLRIVSSGQMGRHKGIHLLVEAAALLRARGYENFHIDLYGKVTDPSVAPLPCELGVEDLVRFKGLCPQEELVGRYARHEYDLFAFPTWKREPFGCAPLEAAAYGTVMLMSESCGIGEWFVDRVHCLKAARTAEAFAAALADVLDGRRDLKPIGRRASTVVWRDFRLDRLLPDIESALERATTRPDRAGGSADEAYRLALLAEKLTQAWVQENDCLAEAA, translated from the coding sequence GTGAAGATTCTCGCGATCAGCAACCTTTATCCACCCGACTTCATCGGCGGCTATGAGCTCTGCTGCCGGCAGGTGGTCGACGGCCTGCTCGCTCGTGGGCACGACGTGCAGGTGCTGACGACGAGTCCCCGCACGCCCTGCCCCGCGGTCGAGCACGTGGCGCGAGAGCTGGAACTGGTGAATTGCTACGATGCCTTCGGCGTACTGCACAATCGGCCGGTGACGCGCAAGCTGACCGCGGCGCGGGCCGTGTTCGTCAGCTCGCACAACGTCCACGTGCTGCTCGAGCGGCTTCGGCGGTTTCAGCCCGACGTGGTCTATCTTTGGAACCTGTTTGGCACCGGCGGCCTGGGGCTGGTCGGCTGCTTGCAATACCTCGACGTTCCCTGGGTCTGGTATCTGGGCGACTGCGTGCCGCGAATGCTGTGCAGCCTGCACGAGGATGTGCTGAGCGTGCTGGCTGCCGAATTCGGCCGCTACGTCCGCGGCCATTTCATGCCCGTCAGCGAGCGGGTGGTGCAAGAAATCGAAGCGGCGGGAGTGAAGCTCAACGGCGAGATCGAAATCTCGCCGAACTGGGTGCTCGGCCGTCAGCCGCCGCCGCGGCAGCGTTACTATCGCCGCGGCGAAACGCTGCGCATCGTTTCGTCGGGTCAGATGGGCCGCCACAAGGGCATTCACCTGCTGGTCGAAGCCGCCGCCCTGCTCCGCGCCCGCGGCTACGAAAACTTCCATATCGATCTATATGGCAAGGTGACCGATCCCTCCGTGGCGCCGTTGCCGTGCGAGCTGGGCGTGGAAGACCTCGTGCGATTCAAGGGTCTGTGCCCGCAAGAAGAACTGGTGGGCCGCTACGCGCGGCATGAATACGACCTGTTTGCCTTTCCCACGTGGAAGCGCGAGCCGTTTGGCTGCGCGCCGCTGGAAGCGGCCGCCTACGGCACGGTGATGCTGATGAGCGAGAGCTGCGGCATCGGCGAGTGGTTCGTCGACCGCGTCCACTGCCTGAAGGCGGCGCGCACGGCCGAGGCCTTTGCCGCCGCCCTGGCCGACGTGCTCGACGGCCGCAGAGACCTGAAGCCGATCGGGCGGCGTGCCAGCACGGTCGTTTGGCGCGACTTCCGTCTCGACCGACTGTTGCCCGACATCGAGTCGGCGCTCGAGCGGGCCACGACTCGCCCGGACCGGGCCGGCGGCAGCGCCGATGAGGCCTATCGTCTTGCTTTGTTGGCCGAAAAGCTGACGCAAGCTTGGGTGCAAGAGAACGACTGCCTCGCGGAGGCGGCCTGA